In the genome of Telopea speciosissima isolate NSW1024214 ecotype Mountain lineage unplaced genomic scaffold, Tspe_v1 Tspe_v1.0072, whole genome shotgun sequence, the window TTTATTGTAATACATATATGATCAGATGCATATGTAGTTGCGGTTAAGAATCGCTTGTATTTGTATTTTTACGCGGAATCCCTAAcaataattataaaattgatATGTATCATAATCCGATAAATGAGATTGACTTTTTtcttaaaacagaaaaaagataaaaagacgtccccctcttcttcttcctgagCATTACCAATAATATTTATGTCTTGGATTTCATATGTATAGAATTATTACTATTCTATTgtatctattattattattaaattgattattgatattttatatgagacaaaaaaaaaaaaaaaataagaaatcacAAGAGAAATTGTAtattaatggagaaaagaaaaaataaaaatgtggaAAACAAGACAGGGATTCTCTACAATGACACGGTAGACCAATTAAAAGGGATGTAGCGCAGCTTGGTAGCGCGTTTGTTTTGGGTACAAAATGTCACGGGTTCAAATCCTGTCATCCCTACCAATTACTTCTCCTCTGGGCAGTAACGATGGATTAATTGAGGCCAATTAAAATTGGACATAGATAACCTTTCATTAGATGATACTATATGCACGCAAGGTGTATTGGGAAAAAAGAATACTTTTCTTTACAGTTTTCTTCTTATCTATTGTGATAAGAAAGCGCTCTTAGTTCAGTTTGGTAGAACGTGGGTCTCCAAAACCCAATGTCGTAGGTTCAAATCCTACAGAGCGTGATTCCGTTCTTGTTTGTTAGGTCGAATTATAATGAAATAACTTCACTAATTCACTAACTTGAACAGCGGGCTGTACTGTATTTGATTTGACCTCCTCCTTTCTTTAATTCGCAGGAGGTCAATCAAAAAAAGAGATGTTAATTAATCAAAGGTCCAACTGATCACCACGTCTATATTGTAAATATGCAGTGACGAATAATCCAGCCAAAGTAATAGGAATTAGACCTAACACAATTCCAAATAGAAAAACTTCAATCATTTCGATTTATTTGAGTTTAGtttgaaaggggaaaagaaaggtAATATTTATCCCTAAATATTAATCCGAATCGCCTATGAATCTCAATGACCAAAAATTGGCAATTAACGCGGGAAGGAGCTATAGAATACGTGGAATCTTGCAGAaagatttctttttatgtttatgAATTGTTCATTCAATTAAGTTCAAATAAGTCGTATCTTGTTCAGACCAATAAATAGAGCTGAGGTTATAGTTGAAGCCGCCAGTAGAAAACCGAAATAACTAGTTATAGTAGGCATGAAAGAGCTAAATGAGATACGCTTTTTTCTACATATGTTTGTTTCTAAAACACTtacctaaaattcaattttttcaaGACCCGAGGATAAGGGATAGGAAAAAATACCAATTGACACCAATTGACAAAAGAAGTTCCAATTGAAAGTTTTTGATTCATCAGTCATTACATTATTATTCTAGACAGCACTAACAAAGATAAAGTGAcagaagtagaaaaaaaaagattgattcATCATCTATAACATCTACTCATCCCGTGATTCCCAATCAACAGATTCATTGAACAACTCTTGAGTaaagtaataataataagaactgTATCATGTAACTTCATTTACAAATGAAACTCTCCTTGAATCACTatggaataaagaaaatgatttcttttttgatcatttttttttctttttcaatcgCATCGAGTCCATTTTTGAACGACCAACCTCCATAACACCCTTTACTTTAACTCATTAGATTCAGGAGTAGGCTCATTAATTGCACATAATATctcaaaggaaagaaaaaaatatctcACGATAGCTCGAAGAAAAAAACCTTTTCTTTTGTACAACCACGAGAAGGGATTTCTATATTCCATTTCGCATCTAATTAAATTGTGTTGTGATAATATGATAATCTCTTTTATGAATTATTAGAACCCAGCCCGTCGGACTCACACTTTACCAGATCTTCAGTTTCTAGTCGGAAGCCAGTAATACAAAAAAATCCTATACTACACGAAACGAATTTTAGGaattttctattgaatattgAATGGGACATGGTTCCGCATCGATAAGCAATaagaaagcaagaaaataaTTATGTACTTTTTGATACTAATTGAAATTGCGTTGCTGTGTCAGAAGAAGGATAGTTATACTGATTCGGTATACTCTAAAGACACCCTCGGTACACTATTGACGATCTCACAAAGATGACAGTGAGTTTCCATTTACTGATTCCATCTTTCACAGAATCGATCCCCTTTGACTGTACAAGAATATGTGGAGTTCAGCATGTCTGGAAGCACGGGAGAACGTTCTTTTGCTGATATTATTACCAGTATTCGATACTGGGTCATTCATAGCATTACTATACCTTCCCTATTCATTGCGGGTTGGTTATTCGTCAGCACGGGTTTAGCTTACGATGTATTTGGAAGCCCTCGGCCAAACGAGTATTTTACAGAGAGCCGACAAGGAATTCCACTAATAACTGGCCGTTTTGATCCTTTGGCACAACTCGATGAATTTAGTAGATCCTTTTAGGAGGCCTCAATGACCATAGATCGAACCTATCCAATTTTTACAGTGCGATGGTTGGCTGTTCACGGACTGGCTGTAcctactgttttttttttggggtcaatATCCGCAATGCAGTTCATCCAACGATAAACCTAATCCGAATTATAGAGCTACGACACAATCAAACCCGAACGAACAAAATGTTGAATTAAATCGTACCAGTCTCTACTGGGGGTTATTACTCATTTTTGTACTTGCTGTTTTATTTTCCAATTATTTCTTCaattaagagaaagaaagggaatagTAATAGTAGGAATTCTCTTATCCCATTCGGAAGGATCTCATCTCATAATTATCCATGACTGTTTATGTCTCTAGCATGACCACTTAATGAAATGCGGAGGGAAGTGGGGTAAATGGCCGATACTACTGGAAGGATTCCTCTTTGGCTGATAGGTACTGTAACTGGTATTCCTGTGATCGGTTTAATAGGTATTTTCTTTTATGGTTCATATTCCGGATTGGGTTCATCCCTCTAGTAATTGAATGGGCCGGTTTGTAGACATGAAAAAGTAAAAGTAAGAACTCAACGGGACCCTACCTCTCGAATCAGACAAAGAGAGGTAGGGTCCTGTTGAGTTCTTACTCTTCCAGTGAGACTTTGATCCATTCCATaagataaaaaagataaaagttgGAAATTTATCCAGTTAACATAATCAGAATATTCTATTCCTATAAATATGGACTCTTGCTCCAATGTTTCAAACTACTCCATTCCTTTTtctgatgattttttttggatatgaaGAATCAATGGAATTGATTCAGAGCATCTCTTCCCCCGTAGTATCTATCAATTCTTCCGAAGtcagaagaaataaaataaagaatcaatCCAGTTTATGGATGACACAATCTGGATTTCTGTAGATGAGACATCGTGCAAATCTTTTCGATATTTCTATACTAATAACTAATAGAACCTACTCTAGTTAAGAGTTAAAGTtaagttattttattatttatttttttatctattatttattattatttttatttatattatttatttataattcaattTGAATTCTACTATCTAATTCTAATACTAATAGAATAGAAAACTATTGATGCATGCATTATATGGCATTTACAATCTGACAATAGTGACATAGCCATACCACTCCAATTTGGATTGAAAAAAGGCCAAGTCAAATAGTCTTCTACATATGATTCCTAGGACTAGTCCTAGGAATGGGATATAAGTAATTCCTGATATCtcacataaaagaaaaagagtataTACAAAGCAAGCAAAAGTCTTTTCATGAGATTTTTGGAGGATACATATACAGAATTGCACCAATCAACAAGAATTTCGCTCTTTTTACCAACTTGATGTTGAAAAATCCATGATCTAGAAATTCATTTCGGACAATTGAACCTTCTCAAACTGTTTCTttttaagaaccaaaaaaatttgTGCCAAAATAACAGATGCCAAGAAGAACAAAAGGCCTTGGACACGTAATGGGTCTTGAAGTACTATTTCTGCATCTCCCTGACCAAATCCACCCACATTGGGATTACTCGTTAATGGttgatcaaggttgatagattcGCCCTCTGAAACAAGAAGTTCTGGTCCTGGAGGTATAATATCAACTACTTGGTGTCCATCCGATGTATCCGCTACGGTTATTTCATATCCCCCCTTTTCTTTCCGTACTATTTTGCTTACTATACCCGCCGCTGTAGCATTATAGACTGTATTGTTACTCTTGCTCCCATCGGGATAAATTTGACCCCTTCCCCTGTTTCCGCCTACGTATATGGGATATTTTAAGAAGTGAACAACTTTCTTAGTAGCGGGGTCCGGGGAAAGAATAGGAAAAGAGATTTCACTATATTTCTGACCAGGAACGGGACCTATCacaagaatattttttttagtaggTCGATAACTCTGAAAAGAGAGATTGCCTATCTTTTCTTTCATCTCGGGAGAAATACGATCGGGAGGAGCTAATTCGAATCCCTCAGGTAAAATAAGAACGGCCCCTACATTCAAAGCCCCCTTTTTACCATTAGCAAGAACTTGTTTCAGTTGCATATCATAAGGGATTCGAACAACTGCTTCAAATACAGTATCAGGAAGTACCGCTTGTGGAACCTCAATATCCACGGGCTTATTAGCTAAATGGCAATTGGCACATACAATACGCCCAGTCGCTTCTCGTGGATTTTCATAACCCTGCTGTGCAAAAATGGGATATGCATTTGAAAT includes:
- the LOC122647534 gene encoding cytochrome f; translation: MQNRNTFCWIKEQMTRSISLSIVIYVITRTSISNAYPIFAQQGYENPREATGRIVCANCHLANKPVDIEVPQAVLPDTVFEAVVRIPYDMQLKQVLANGKKGALNVGAVLILPEGFELAPPDRISPEMKEKIGNLSFQSYRPTKKNILVIGPVPGQKYSEISFPILSPDPATKKVVHFLKYPIYVGGNRGRGQIYPDGSKSNNTVYNATAAGIVSKIVRKEKGGYEITVADTSDGHQVVDIIPPGPELLVSEGESINLDQPLTSNPNVGGFGQGDAEIVLQDPLRVQGLLFFLASVILAQIFLVLKKKQFEKVQLSEMNF